In the Natrinema sp. CBA1119 genome, CCGCCGACGGGAACAAGCGTGGCTTTTTGACGACGGGGGGGCTAGCCGCGGACGATGGACGTCGACGTCGGAATCGTCGCCCAACGCGACAACGAGCGTGCACAGGACCTCGCCGCGAGTCTCGTCGACGCCCTCGAGGGGGCGGGCGCGAGCGCCGTCGTCGACGAGGCAACCGGCGGGGCGATCGCGGCGACCGCCGTCCCGGTCGCCGCGATGGCGAGTCGCGATCTCGTCGTGAGCATCGGCGGCGACGGAACGTTGCTGTTCGTCGCGCGCGAGGTCAGCCCCGCGCCGATCCTCGGGATCAACCTCGGCGAAGTCGGCTTTCTCAACGCCGTCGCCCCCGCTGACTCGCTCGAGGTTGTCACCGCGCTCGTCGCCGAACTCGAGGAGACGGGCACCGTCGAGGGCCGCGAACTGGCGCGGCTGCAGGCGACCGGCGTCGACGAGGACTGGACGCTCGAACCCGCGCTCAACGAAGTCGTCGTTCACGGCCCTCGACGGGGCCACGGCGGCGGGGCA is a window encoding:
- a CDS encoding NAD(+)/NADH kinase; translated protein: MDVDVGIVAQRDNERAQDLAASLVDALEGAGASAVVDEATGGAIAATAVPVAAMASRDLVVSIGGDGTLLFVAREVSPAPILGINLGEVGFLNAVAPADSLEVVTALVAELEETGTVEGRELARLQATGVDEDWTLEPALNEVVVHGPRRGHGGGATIEITVDGQRYTESHADGVLVATPTGSTAYNLSEGGPLVHPSADALVVTQMAATESMPPLVVEPDTELTLTVSGTETAYAISDGRNRRHLEPPATVSVSLADEFVTLVGPQANFFDGLDKLE